A single region of the Roseivivax sp. THAF197b genome encodes:
- a CDS encoding bifunctional riboflavin kinase/FAD synthetase, with product MRIFRDHRSVPDDARGASAAIGNFDGVHRGHRSVLELARAAAPDAPLGVLTFEPHPREFFAPDAPPFRLTSAAARASRLGKLGVETLFELPFDAELSALSPEAFARDVLADGLGLSHAVIGADFCFGKGRAGTAEDLKAFGAEMGFGVTIAPLMSNGTGQISSTAIRDALGAGRPRDAADLLGHWHRIEGPVLHGEKRGRELGYPTANMSIDGLHPPRFGVYAVLVDVLDGPHAGTYHGAASVGVRPMFGENRANIETYLFDFKGDLYGAHLSVGLVEFLRPEENFDSVETLITQMEDDCAKARSILSRT from the coding sequence ATGCGCATTTTCCGCGATCACCGTTCCGTTCCAGACGATGCCCGCGGCGCCAGCGCTGCGATCGGCAATTTCGATGGCGTCCATCGCGGCCACCGCTCGGTTCTGGAGCTGGCGCGCGCCGCCGCGCCGGATGCGCCGCTGGGCGTTCTGACTTTCGAGCCGCATCCGCGCGAATTCTTCGCCCCCGACGCGCCGCCCTTCCGGCTGACCTCCGCCGCAGCGCGCGCCTCGCGACTTGGCAAGCTGGGCGTCGAGACGCTGTTCGAGCTGCCCTTCGATGCGGAGCTCTCCGCCCTCTCGCCCGAAGCCTTCGCGCGCGACGTGCTGGCCGATGGTCTTGGCCTCTCCCATGCGGTGATCGGCGCCGATTTCTGCTTCGGGAAGGGCCGCGCGGGCACGGCGGAGGACCTGAAGGCCTTCGGCGCAGAAATGGGCTTCGGCGTCACCATCGCGCCCCTGATGAGCAACGGCACGGGCCAGATCTCCTCGACCGCGATCCGCGACGCGCTGGGGGCGGGCCGTCCGCGCGATGCCGCCGACCTTCTGGGCCATTGGCACCGGATCGAAGGCCCGGTCCTGCACGGGGAAAAGCGCGGGCGCGAACTGGGCTACCCGACGGCCAACATGTCGATCGACGGGCTGCATCCGCCGCGCTTCGGCGTCTACGCTGTGCTGGTCGATGTTCTGGATGGGCCGCATGCGGGCACCTATCACGGCGCGGCCTCGGTCGGTGTGCGCCCCATGTTCGGCGAGAACCGCGCGAATATCGAAACCTACCTCTTCGACTTCAAGGGCGACCTATACGGCGCGCATCTGTCCGTGGGACTCGTGGAGTTTCTGCGCCCAGAGGAAAACTTCGACAGCGTCGAGACCCTGATCACCCAGATGGAGGATGATTGCGCAAAGGCGCGGTCGATCCTGTCCCGGACGTGA
- a CDS encoding YcgN family cysteine cluster protein gives MSDDPIPRDGLAPRFWERKALSDMTPTEWEALCDGCGKCCLNKLEDEETGQVDLTRVACRLFDDATCRCAQYDIRHSFVPECIVLSPETIEQHAYWLPRTCAYRLLHQGRPLYDWHPLISGRADSVHEAGVSVRGMTVPEFEIDDDDWEDHIIEEPH, from the coding sequence ATGAGCGACGACCCCATCCCCCGCGACGGGCTGGCCCCGCGTTTCTGGGAGCGCAAGGCGCTGTCCGACATGACGCCCACCGAGTGGGAAGCGCTCTGCGATGGCTGCGGCAAGTGCTGTCTCAACAAGCTCGAGGATGAGGAGACGGGCCAGGTCGATCTGACCCGCGTTGCCTGCCGCCTCTTCGACGATGCCACCTGTCGCTGCGCGCAATACGACATCCGCCACAGCTTCGTGCCGGAATGCATCGTGCTGAGCCCCGAGACGATTGAACAGCACGCCTATTGGCTGCCGCGCACCTGCGCCTACCGCCTGCTGCATCAGGGGCGTCCGCTATACGACTGGCATCCGCTGATCTCGGGCCGCGCCGACAGCGTGCACGAGGCGGGCGTGTCCGTGCGCGGCATGACCGTGCCCGAGTTTGAAATCGACGATGACGATTGGGAAGACCACATCATCGAAGAACCCCATTGA
- a CDS encoding low specificity L-threonine aldolase → MFFASDNSGPVPQQILDALAASNQGYTPGYGNDDLSRAVADQLRTLFEAPDAAIYLVATGSAANCLALATLVQPWDAIFCTPPAHIEEDECNGPEFYTGGAKLHLVGQSDKFVPSELERAIAGTGGSVHNAQRGAVSITQATEKGHIYTLAELRALCDLAHAHNLPVHLDGARFANACVSLDCTPAEMTWKAGVDVAVFGGTKNGLMGVEAVIFFDPAKAWEFELRRKRGGHLFSKHRYLAAQMQGYLQDDLWRDLAEKANTKGAQLADGLRKIDAVRLRNDPQVNMIFLEMPRRLHARAFEAGAYYYAQADVTEGDPDEMIGARLVTDWSIPDAEIDRFLDLLGSA, encoded by the coding sequence ATGTTCTTTGCCTCCGACAATTCCGGCCCCGTCCCGCAGCAGATCCTCGACGCCCTGGCGGCGAGCAATCAGGGCTACACGCCCGGCTACGGCAATGACGATCTGAGCCGCGCGGTCGCGGACCAGCTGCGCACGCTCTTCGAGGCACCCGATGCAGCGATCTACCTCGTGGCGACGGGGAGTGCTGCCAATTGCCTCGCGCTCGCGACCCTCGTGCAGCCCTGGGACGCGATCTTCTGCACCCCGCCCGCCCATATCGAGGAAGACGAGTGCAACGGCCCCGAGTTCTATACCGGCGGTGCGAAGCTGCACCTCGTGGGGCAGAGCGACAAGTTCGTGCCGAGCGAGTTGGAGCGCGCCATCGCGGGCACCGGCGGATCGGTGCACAACGCGCAGCGCGGCGCGGTGTCGATCACGCAGGCCACCGAAAAGGGCCATATCTACACGCTGGCCGAATTGCGCGCGCTCTGCGATCTGGCCCACGCTCATAATTTGCCTGTCCATCTTGATGGCGCGCGGTTTGCCAATGCCTGCGTTTCACTGGATTGCACCCCGGCCGAGATGACCTGGAAGGCGGGCGTCGATGTCGCGGTCTTCGGCGGCACCAAGAACGGGCTGATGGGGGTCGAGGCGGTGATCTTCTTCGATCCAGCGAAGGCCTGGGAATTCGAGCTGCGCCGAAAGCGCGGCGGGCATCTCTTCTCGAAGCATCGCTATCTCGCCGCGCAGATGCAGGGCTATCTTCAGGACGACCTCTGGCGCGACCTGGCGGAGAAAGCCAATACCAAGGGCGCGCAGCTGGCGGACGGGCTTCGCAAGATCGACGCGGTGCGGCTCAGAAACGATCCGCAGGTCAACATGATCTTCCTCGAGATGCCGCGCCGCCTGCATGCCCGCGCGTTCGAAGCCGGGGCCTATTACTACGCGCAGGCCGATGTCACCGAAGGCGATCCCGACGAGATGATCGGCGCACGTCTGGTGACCGACTGGTCCATCCCGGATGCGGAGATCGATCGCTTTCTGGACCTGCTCGGCAGCGCATAG
- the hspQ gene encoding heat shock protein HspQ, with translation MHTQRAKYKLGQVVRHRRHPFRGVVFDVDPEFSNTEEWYESIPEDSRPAKEQPFYHLLAENDQSFYVAYVSEQNLVADYSGEPVDHPDIPDLFGQFNDGSYEPQFQMN, from the coding sequence ATGCACACACAACGCGCGAAATATAAGCTCGGCCAAGTGGTCCGCCACCGCAGACACCCGTTCCGCGGCGTGGTCTTCGACGTCGATCCCGAATTCTCGAATACCGAGGAATGGTACGAGTCGATCCCCGAAGACAGCCGCCCCGCCAAGGAGCAGCCGTTCTATCACCTGCTCGCCGAGAATGACCAAAGCTTCTACGTGGCTTACGTGTCGGAGCAGAACCTCGTTGCGGATTATTCCGGGGAACCGGTGGATCATCCCGACATTCCCGACCTCTTCGGGCAATTCAACGATGGAAGCTACGAGCCCCAGTTCCAGATGAACTGA
- a CDS encoding lytic transglycosylase, translating to MSSFFRALVIVLLAASCGGGGGPKSAPSDLENACSILRERPHYYRAFSATERKWRVPVHVQMATIYQESKFIGDARTPFRYRLGVIPVGRQSSAFGYSQALNGTWEEYQEQHGGRRTQRDDIRDATDFMGWYMAQTTQQLGISPSDARNQYLAYHEGRTGYRRGSYNSKSWLLRVADEVGQRSLVYQSQLRNCRYAR from the coding sequence ATGAGCAGTTTCTTTCGCGCACTCGTGATCGTGTTGCTGGCGGCATCCTGTGGAGGCGGCGGCGGGCCCAAATCCGCGCCATCCGACCTGGAAAACGCCTGTTCGATCCTGAGAGAGCGCCCCCATTACTACCGTGCATTCAGCGCCACCGAACGGAAGTGGCGCGTCCCCGTCCACGTGCAGATGGCCACAATCTACCAGGAAAGCAAGTTCATCGGCGATGCGCGCACACCCTTTCGGTATCGCCTCGGCGTGATCCCCGTGGGGCGGCAAAGCTCTGCCTTCGGCTACAGCCAGGCGCTGAACGGCACCTGGGAGGAATACCAGGAACAGCATGGCGGTCGCCGGACCCAACGCGACGATATCCGCGATGCGACGGATTTCATGGGCTGGTACATGGCGCAGACCACGCAGCAGCTGGGCATCTCGCCCTCTGACGCGCGCAACCAGTACCTCGCCTATCACGAAGGCCGGACGGGCTATCGCCGGGGCAGCTACAACTCGAAAAGCTGGTTGTTGCGGGTCGCGGACGAGGTCGGTCAACGCTCTCTCGTGTACCAGTCGCAACTGCGCAACTGTCGTTACGCCCGCTAA
- a CDS encoding outer membrane lipoprotein carrier protein LolA, protein MRITGFIAALTFGLSLAAPASAEKLGLGQISNYLNSIRTAQSDFTQVNADGTISTGEVSLSRPGKMRFDYNPPEQALVMAGRGTVVIIDRRVGSTETYPLGQTPLSIILAPNVDLSEPGVVVGHTYDGTATTVTARDPRRPEYGTIEMKFTDAPAELRQWIITDQNGQKTTVILGALQKKSLPNSLFNIDRAIAAAN, encoded by the coding sequence ATGCGTATCACAGGGTTCATCGCGGCGCTGACATTCGGGCTTTCACTGGCCGCGCCTGCCTCGGCAGAGAAGCTGGGCCTCGGTCAGATCTCGAACTACCTCAATTCCATTCGCACCGCGCAGAGCGATTTCACGCAGGTGAATGCCGACGGCACGATCTCCACGGGTGAGGTGTCGCTGTCGCGTCCGGGCAAGATGCGCTTCGATTACAACCCGCCCGAACAGGCGCTTGTGATGGCGGGCCGCGGCACGGTGGTGATCATCGACAGGCGCGTGGGCAGCACCGAGACCTATCCGCTGGGCCAGACGCCGCTGTCGATCATCCTCGCGCCGAATGTAGATTTGAGCGAGCCGGGCGTGGTGGTCGGCCACACCTATGACGGCACTGCGACGACCGTGACCGCCCGCGATCCGCGGCGGCCCGAATACGGCACGATCGAGATGAAGTTCACCGATGCGCCCGCGGAGCTGCGCCAGTGGATCATCACCGATCAGAACGGTCAGAAGACGACGGTGATCCTGGGCGCGCTCCAGAAGAAGTCGCTGCCGAACTCGCTCTTCAACATCGACAGGGCGATTGCCGCGGCGAACTGA
- a CDS encoding DNA translocase FtsK yields MAYPTRGREPLFDSDMQAAIEKRGKELMGILLVAVGLMTAAMVGSYAPSDPSWIAATDAPVQNWMGKLGAAVAAPLYMIVGRGSWAIAAVLVVWGLRMILHRGEERAMGRVIFAPIWIALLSIFAAGQVPGPDWTHSFGMGGLFGDMAMGSVLTFLPLGAGASLKLAMLVFGVFVLVFGAFVLGFTQREMAHAGRAALIGLVMAYAAFLRVLGQGANGAMRGAQAVQSAHEARRQARAEEAAQAQAFAAAQAQVPAPQARTAPRATDRVIRAEPQLTASRNPGARVVPAAGAAMPMAASQAAYADEDDLFEPDWQPEPQPERGSFLSRLMPRSEPVEPQPELVEPDLAPDADMPEDARVSAKIADAVKAKLRRVPEARVVAEAPLTKGRGRRPDPLIYTPAPTGLRAEPPLTSGMSNAAATAATGVSAAAGFAAGAATRAMPAAPQDTAAPQETAPRSMPAAPQETAAHRVLERAPVAVPPAPQDERFVAVEDDADMEMDEDGYIAPDFGDHAPEPAVSRPVVPVAQPKKVVQPAARKPVQPSKRARAEAQPSLAFEDGADDFELPPLSLLANPDGIERHHLSDEALEENARMLEVVLDDYGVKGEIVSVRPGPVVTMYELEPAPGLKASRVIGLADDIARSMSALSARVSTVPGRSVIGIELPNDKREMVSFREILSSRSYGDGTQRLPLALGKDIGGDPMVANLAKMPHLLIAGTTGSGKSVAINTMILSLLYKLTPEDLRLVMIDPKMLELSVYDGIPHLLSPVVTDPKKAVVALKWVVGEMEDRYRKMSKMGVRNIDGYNGRVEDALGKGEMFSRTVQTGFDDETGEPVFETEEFEPKKMPYIVVIVDEMADLMMVAGKEIEACIQRLAQMARASGIHLIMATQRPSVDVITGTIKANFPTRISFQVTSKIDSRTILGEMGAEQLLGQGDMLYMAGGAKITRCHGPFVSDEEVEEVVNHLKAFGPPSYVGGVVEGPAEEKAENIDAVLGLNTGGNTGNEDAQYDEAVEIVARDRKCSTSYIQRKLGIGYNKAARLVEQMEENGVVSAANHVGKREILIPEPV; encoded by the coding sequence ATGGCTTATCCGACACGGGGACGCGAACCGCTGTTTGACAGCGACATGCAGGCGGCGATCGAGAAGCGCGGCAAGGAACTGATGGGCATCCTGCTCGTCGCGGTCGGTTTGATGACGGCGGCGATGGTCGGCTCCTATGCGCCGTCCGATCCGTCCTGGATCGCGGCCACGGATGCGCCGGTGCAGAACTGGATGGGCAAGCTGGGCGCGGCTGTTGCAGCACCTCTTTACATGATCGTCGGGCGCGGCTCCTGGGCCATTGCCGCGGTTCTGGTGGTCTGGGGCCTGCGCATGATCCTGCATCGCGGCGAAGAGCGCGCGATGGGCCGGGTCATCTTCGCGCCGATCTGGATCGCGCTTCTGTCGATCTTCGCCGCAGGCCAGGTGCCGGGGCCCGACTGGACCCACAGCTTCGGCATGGGCGGTCTGTTCGGCGACATGGCCATGGGCTCCGTCCTGACCTTCCTGCCCTTGGGGGCGGGCGCATCGCTCAAGCTCGCCATGCTGGTCTTCGGCGTCTTCGTTCTGGTCTTCGGCGCCTTCGTTCTGGGCTTCACCCAGCGCGAGATGGCGCATGCCGGGCGTGCTGCCCTGATCGGTCTCGTGATGGCCTATGCCGCGTTCCTGCGTGTGCTGGGGCAGGGGGCGAATGGCGCGATGCGCGGTGCCCAGGCCGTGCAATCGGCCCATGAAGCCCGCCGTCAGGCCCGCGCCGAGGAGGCCGCGCAAGCCCAAGCCTTCGCCGCGGCCCAGGCGCAGGTGCCCGCACCGCAAGCCCGGACCGCACCGCGCGCAACCGACCGCGTCATCCGTGCCGAGCCGCAGCTGACAGCCAGCCGCAATCCCGGAGCGCGCGTGGTCCCCGCCGCGGGTGCTGCAATGCCGATGGCGGCCTCCCAAGCCGCTTATGCCGATGAGGACGACCTCTTCGAGCCCGACTGGCAGCCCGAACCGCAGCCGGAACGCGGCTCCTTCCTGTCGCGCCTGATGCCGCGCAGCGAACCCGTCGAGCCTCAGCCCGAATTGGTGGAGCCTGACCTGGCACCCGATGCCGATATGCCGGAGGATGCCCGCGTTTCGGCCAAGATCGCCGATGCCGTGAAAGCCAAGCTGCGCCGTGTGCCGGAGGCCCGTGTCGTTGCAGAGGCTCCGCTGACCAAGGGCCGCGGCCGTCGCCCTGATCCGCTGATCTATACTCCCGCGCCGACCGGTCTCCGGGCCGAGCCGCCGCTCACATCGGGCATGTCCAACGCGGCCGCCACTGCAGCGACGGGCGTTTCCGCCGCCGCGGGTTTTGCCGCCGGGGCCGCGACACGCGCGATGCCTGCCGCACCGCAAGACACCGCGGCACCGCAGGAGACCGCCCCTCGCAGCATGCCCGCCGCACCGCAGGAGACGGCAGCCCATCGCGTGCTGGAGCGCGCGCCCGTCGCCGTGCCGCCTGCGCCGCAAGACGAGCGTTTCGTCGCGGTCGAGGACGATGCCGACATGGAGATGGATGAGGACGGATACATCGCCCCCGATTTCGGCGATCACGCGCCCGAGCCTGCCGTGTCGCGTCCCGTCGTGCCGGTGGCCCAGCCCAAGAAGGTCGTGCAGCCCGCCGCGCGCAAGCCCGTGCAGCCCTCCAAGCGCGCTCGCGCCGAAGCGCAGCCGAGCCTCGCCTTCGAGGATGGCGCCGACGATTTCGAGCTGCCGCCGCTGTCGCTACTGGCAAATCCCGACGGGATCGAACGGCACCACCTCTCCGATGAAGCGCTCGAGGAAAACGCGCGGATGCTCGAGGTCGTGCTCGACGATTACGGCGTGAAGGGCGAGATCGTTTCGGTGCGTCCGGGCCCCGTCGTCACCATGTACGAGCTGGAGCCCGCGCCGGGTCTCAAGGCCTCCCGCGTGATCGGGCTTGCCGACGATATCGCGCGCTCGATGTCGGCGCTGTCCGCGCGTGTCTCCACCGTGCCGGGCCGGTCGGTGATCGGGATCGAACTGCCCAATGATAAGCGCGAGATGGTGTCCTTCCGCGAGATCCTCTCGTCGCGCTCCTACGGCGATGGCACGCAGCGTCTGCCCTTGGCGCTGGGCAAGGATATCGGCGGGGATCCCATGGTCGCGAACCTCGCCAAGATGCCCCACCTGCTGATCGCCGGTACGACGGGTTCGGGTAAGTCGGTGGCGATCAACACGATGATCCTGTCGCTGCTCTACAAGCTGACGCCCGAAGATCTGCGCCTCGTGATGATCGACCCGAAGATGCTGGAACTCAGCGTCTATGACGGCATCCCGCACCTGCTGAGCCCTGTCGTTACCGATCCCAAGAAGGCCGTCGTCGCGTTGAAATGGGTCGTGGGCGAGATGGAAGACCGCTACCGAAAGATGTCCAAGATGGGCGTGCGGAACATCGACGGCTATAATGGCCGGGTCGAGGATGCGCTCGGCAAGGGCGAGATGTTCTCGCGCACGGTGCAGACGGGCTTTGACGACGAGACGGGCGAGCCGGTCTTCGAGACCGAAGAGTTCGAGCCCAAGAAGATGCCCTATATCGTCGTGATCGTGGACGAGATGGCCGACCTGATGATGGTCGCGGGCAAGGAGATCGAGGCCTGCATCCAGCGTCTGGCGCAGATGGCACGGGCCTCGGGCATCCACCTCATCATGGCCACGCAGCGCCCGTCGGTCGACGTCATCACCGGCACGATCAAGGCGAACTTCCCGACCCGGATCTCGTTCCAGGTGACCTCCAAGATCGACAGCCGCACCATCCTTGGTGAGATGGGCGCCGAGCAGCTTCTGGGTCAGGGCGACATGCTCTATATGGCTGGCGGCGCCAAGATCACCCGCTGCCACGGTCCGTTTGTCTCCGATGAAGAGGTCGAGGAGGTCGTGAACCACCTCAAGGCCTTCGGTCCGCCCTCTTACGTGGGCGGCGTCGTCGAAGGTCCGGCCGAGGAGAAGGCCGAGAACATCGACGCCGTGCTGGGCCTCAACACCGGCGGAAATACGGGCAACGAGGACGCGCAATACGACGAGGCGGTGGAGATCGTCGCGCGGGACCGCAAATGCTCGACCTCCTACATCCAGCGCAAGCTCGGCATCGGCTACAACAAGGCCGCGCGGCTGGTGGAGCAGATGGAGGAGAACGGCGTCGTCTCCGCCGCGAACCACGTGGGCAAGCGCGAGATCCTGATCCCCGAGCCTGTTTAA
- a CDS encoding aminotransferase class I/II-fold pyridoxal phosphate-dependent enzyme — protein sequence MFPERFSDLPAYAFPRLRALLDAHRPGGEPVHMTIGEPRHPFPDWVGDVLAANVDGFARYPVNEGSDTLRRAITDWLGRRYDVDLDPETRVMALNGTREGLYNAAMALCPETKDGQSPIILTPNPFYQVYAVAALSVGAEPIFVPATAETGHLPDYAALPPETLRRTALAYLCSPANPQGAVATRDYWQTLIGLAEEYDFQILADECYSEIYRDAPPTGALEVARDMGVSPERVVVFHSLSKRSNVPGLRSGFVAGGPETIRRIKQLRAYAGAPLPMPLQAVAEKLWSDEAHVAENRALYVEKYDIADEIFRDVKGAAAPEAGFFLWLPVEDGEAAALKLWQETGVRVLPGAYLSRDVGPVEASEAMGHNSSGNPGQGFIRVAMVAPRDETRDGLTRLRACLYD from the coding sequence ATGTTTCCCGAACGGTTTTCGGACCTTCCGGCCTATGCGTTCCCGCGTCTGCGGGCGCTTCTTGACGCCCATCGTCCGGGCGGAGAGCCGGTACACATGACGATCGGAGAGCCGCGACACCCGTTTCCGGACTGGGTGGGCGACGTGCTGGCCGCGAATGTGGACGGATTCGCACGCTATCCTGTCAATGAAGGCTCGGACACTCTGCGCCGTGCGATCACCGATTGGCTCGGGCGCCGCTACGATGTCGATCTCGATCCCGAAACGCGGGTCATGGCGCTCAACGGCACGCGCGAGGGGCTGTACAATGCCGCAATGGCGCTCTGCCCCGAGACGAAGGATGGCCAATCGCCCATCATCCTGACGCCGAACCCTTTCTACCAGGTCTATGCCGTCGCGGCCCTGTCCGTGGGCGCGGAGCCCATATTCGTGCCTGCCACCGCCGAGACCGGCCATTTGCCCGATTACGCCGCCCTGCCGCCCGAGACGCTGCGCCGCACGGCGCTGGCCTACCTGTGCTCGCCTGCGAACCCGCAAGGCGCTGTGGCGACGCGCGATTATTGGCAAACACTGATCGGCTTGGCCGAGGAATACGATTTCCAGATCCTCGCCGATGAATGCTATTCCGAGATCTACCGCGATGCGCCGCCCACCGGCGCGCTCGAGGTGGCCCGCGACATGGGCGTGTCGCCCGAACGGGTCGTTGTGTTCCACTCGCTGTCCAAACGCTCCAACGTGCCGGGGTTGCGGTCGGGCTTCGTGGCAGGCGGACCCGAGACGATCCGGCGCATCAAGCAATTGCGCGCCTATGCGGGCGCGCCCCTGCCGATGCCCTTGCAGGCCGTGGCCGAAAAACTCTGGTCCGACGAGGCGCATGTGGCCGAGAACCGCGCGCTTTATGTCGAGAAATATGATATCGCGGACGAGATTTTCCGCGATGTGAAAGGGGCCGCGGCCCCCGAGGCGGGCTTTTTCCTGTGGCTGCCCGTCGAGGATGGCGAGGCCGCCGCGCTGAAGCTCTGGCAGGAAACCGGCGTGCGGGTTCTGCCCGGTGCCTATCTGTCGCGGGATGTGGGCCCGGTAGAGGCCTCCGAGGCGATGGGGCACAACTCCTCCGGCAATCCGGGGCAGGGATTTATCCGCGTGGCGATGGTGGCGCCCCGGGACGAGACACGGGACGGGCTGACGCGTCTGCGCGCCTGTCTCTACGACTGA
- a CDS encoding amidase yields the protein MTDWTGMEAVALGRGIEAGEIDPVALTEAFLDKIDAHPFRDRIYARVTHERARAEARAAAERARLGLRRSILDGVPVSWKDLFDTAGIVTEAGSAMLKDRVPSRDAEVLQAATAMGLVCLGKTHLSELAFSGLGLNPVMETPPCVNDEGAVAGGSSSGAAASVAFGLAAAGIGSDTGGSVRVPSAWNDLVGLKTTSGLLSLDGAVPLAKRFDTVGPLARSVTDAAALLGALQGRAGPDMRGTGSLAGRRFAQLTTIAQDDLRPEVAKGYADALGRLRAAGAEIVDMAFPDLEGPMGDAGILYTGEAWGLWGDTIEVAGDKMFAPIKARFESGRDVSAGQYVAAWERLEAVRVTWHRAVGGFDAVILPTTPNIAPNTTRLMEENDYYVTENLLTLRNTRIGNLMGVSGVTLPTGAPSVGLSLLGAPMAEARILRVAAAVEAVLR from the coding sequence ATGACGGATTGGACAGGCATGGAGGCGGTCGCACTGGGCCGTGGCATCGAGGCGGGCGAGATCGACCCCGTCGCGCTGACCGAGGCGTTTCTCGACAAGATCGACGCCCATCCGTTCCGCGACCGCATCTATGCCCGCGTGACCCATGAGCGCGCCCGCGCCGAGGCCCGGGCCGCTGCAGAACGGGCGCGGCTGGGCTTGCGTCGCTCGATCCTCGATGGCGTTCCGGTCAGCTGGAAGGACCTGTTCGATACGGCGGGCATCGTGACTGAAGCCGGGTCGGCCATGCTGAAGGACCGGGTGCCCAGCCGCGATGCGGAGGTCTTGCAGGCCGCGACGGCGATGGGGCTTGTCTGCCTTGGCAAGACGCATCTGTCGGAGCTGGCCTTCTCGGGGCTGGGCCTGAACCCGGTGATGGAGACGCCGCCTTGCGTGAACGACGAAGGGGCTGTCGCGGGGGGATCGTCCTCTGGCGCTGCGGCCTCCGTGGCTTTCGGGCTCGCGGCGGCGGGCATCGGCTCCGACACGGGGGGATCGGTGCGCGTGCCGTCGGCCTGGAATGACCTTGTCGGGCTGAAGACCACGTCGGGGCTCCTGTCGCTCGATGGTGCCGTGCCGCTGGCCAAGCGGTTCGACACGGTGGGTCCGCTTGCCCGCAGCGTCACGGATGCCGCGGCCCTTCTAGGCGCGCTGCAGGGCCGGGCCGGGCCGGATATGCGCGGGACGGGGAGCCTGGCCGGGCGTCGTTTCGCGCAGCTGACCACCATTGCGCAGGACGATCTGCGCCCGGAAGTGGCCAAGGGATACGCCGATGCGCTGGGCCGCCTGCGCGCGGCAGGGGCCGAGATCGTCGACATGGCCTTTCCGGATCTCGAAGGTCCGATGGGCGATGCGGGCATTCTCTACACCGGGGAGGCCTGGGGCCTTTGGGGTGATACGATCGAGGTCGCGGGCGACAAGATGTTCGCACCGATCAAGGCGCGGTTCGAAAGCGGGCGCGATGTCAGCGCGGGCCAATACGTGGCGGCCTGGGAGCGGCTCGAGGCGGTGCGCGTGACGTGGCACCGGGCCGTCGGGGGGTTCGACGCGGTGATCCTGCCCACGACGCCCAATATCGCCCCGAATACAACCCGGCTGATGGAAGAAAACGACTACTACGTCACCGAGAACCTCCTGACCCTGCGCAATACGCGGATCGGAAATCTCATGGGGGTGTCGGGCGTCACGCTGCCCACCGGGGCGCCCTCCGTTGGGCTTTCGCTGCTGGGCGCGCCCATGGCGGAGGCCCGGATTTTGCGCGTGGCCGCCGCGGTTGAGGCGGTCTTGCGGTAA